In Onychostoma macrolepis isolate SWU-2019 chromosome 12, ASM1243209v1, whole genome shotgun sequence, a single window of DNA contains:
- the mapk8b gene encoding mitogen-activated protein kinase 8 isoform X2, which yields MNRNKREKEYYSIDVGDSTFTVLKRYQNLRPIGSGAQGIVCSAYDHVLERNVAIKKLSRPFQNQTHAKRAYRELVLMKCVNHKNIIGLLNVFTPQKTLEEFQDVYLVMELMDANLCQVIQMELDHERLSYLLYQMLCGIKHLHAAGIIHRDLKPSNIVVKSDCTLKILDFGLARTAATGLLMTPYVVTRYYRAPEVILGMGYQANVDIWAVGCIMAEMVRHKILFPGRDYIDQWNKVIEQLGTPSQEFMMKLNQSVRTYVENRPRYAGYSFEKLFPDVLFPADSDHNKLKASQARDLLSKMLVIDASKRISVDEALQHPYINVWYDPSEVEAPPPAITDKQLDEREHTVEEWKELIYKEVLDLEERTKNGVIRGQPASLGAAVSNDSHEPSTSSSSTNDVSSMSTDTDSSQEASAGPLGCCR from the exons ATGAACAGGAATAAGCGCGAGAAGGAATATTACAGCATAGATGTAGGAGATTCAACGTTCACCGTTTTGAAGCGATATCAGAATTTAAGACCAATCGGATCTGGAGCACAAGGCATCGTCTG ctcAGCGTATGATCATGTCCTTGAGCGAAATGTTGCAATTAAGAAACTTAGCCGACCCTTTCAGAACCAAACCCACGCCAAACGGGCCTACAGAGAACTGGTCCTGATGAAATGTGTCAACCACAAAAAT ATAATTGGCTTATTAAATGTGTTCACGCCACAGAAGACACTTGAAGAATTCCAGGATGT GTATCTGGTGATGGAGCTGATGGATGCTAACCTGTGCCAGGTCATTCAGATGGAGCTGGACCACGAGAGACTCTCATACCTGCTTTATCAGATGCTCTGCGGCATCAAACACCTACACGCTGCTGGCATCATACACagg GATCTGAAGCCCAGTAACATAGTAGTGAAATCCGACTGTACGCTGAAGATCCTGGACTTCGGTCTGGCTCGGACAGCCGCCACCGGCCTCCTCATGACTCCTTATGTGGTGACGCGCTACTACCGTGCCCCCGAGGTCATTCTGGGCATGGGTTACCAAGCCAATG TGGATATTTGGGCTGTTGGCTGCATTATGGCAGAGATGGTGCGGCACAAAATCCTTTTTCCAGGGAGGGACT ACATTGACCAGTGGAACAAGGTGATCGAGCAGCTGGGCACGCCGTCTCAGGAGTTCATGATGAAGCTCAACCAGTCTGTGAGGACTTACGTGGAGAACCGGCCTCGCTATGCTGGATACAGCTTTGAGAAGCTCTTCCCAGACGTGCTCTTCCCTGCAGACTCCGACCACAACAAACTCAAAG CGAGCCAGGCGCGAGACTTGTTATCCAAGATGCTGGTAATAGATGCGTCTAAACGAATCTCGGTGGACGAGGCCCTCCAGCACCCCTACATCAACGTGTGGTACGACCCGTCAGAAGTGGAAGCG CCGCCGCCGGCGATCACGGATAAACAGCTGGATGAGAGAGAACACACAGTGGAGGAGTGGAAAG AGCTGATATATAAGGAAGTGCTGGACTTGGAGGAACGAACGAAAAACGGAGTGATCCGAGGACAGCCGGCCTCACTAG GTGCAGCAGTGAGCAATGACTCCCACGAGCCCTCGACGTCCTCGTCCTCCACAAACGACGTCTCGTCCATGTCCACCGACACAGACAGCAGTCAGGAGGCGAGCGCAGGACCGCTGGGCTGCTGCAGATGA
- the mapk8b gene encoding mitogen-activated protein kinase 8 isoform X1 has translation MNRNKREKEYYSIDVGDSTFTVLKRYQNLRPIGSGAQGIVCSAYDHVLERNVAIKKLSRPFQNQTHAKRAYRELVLMKCVNHKNIIGLLNVFTPQKTLEEFQDVYLVMELMDANLCQVIQMELDHERLSYLLYQMLCGIKHLHAAGIIHRDLKPSNIVVKSDCTLKILDFGLARTAATGLLMTPYVVTRYYRAPEVILGMGYQANVDVWSVGCIMAEMVRGSVLFPGTDHIDQWNKVIEQLGTPSQEFMMKLNQSVRTYVENRPRYAGYSFEKLFPDVLFPADSDHNKLKASQARDLLSKMLVIDASKRISVDEALQHPYINVWYDPSEVEAPPPAITDKQLDEREHTVEEWKELIYKEVLDLEERTKNGVIRGQPASLGAAVSNDSHEPSTSSSSTNDVSSMSTDTDSSQEASAGPLGCCR, from the exons ATGAACAGGAATAAGCGCGAGAAGGAATATTACAGCATAGATGTAGGAGATTCAACGTTCACCGTTTTGAAGCGATATCAGAATTTAAGACCAATCGGATCTGGAGCACAAGGCATCGTCTG ctcAGCGTATGATCATGTCCTTGAGCGAAATGTTGCAATTAAGAAACTTAGCCGACCCTTTCAGAACCAAACCCACGCCAAACGGGCCTACAGAGAACTGGTCCTGATGAAATGTGTCAACCACAAAAAT ATAATTGGCTTATTAAATGTGTTCACGCCACAGAAGACACTTGAAGAATTCCAGGATGT GTATCTGGTGATGGAGCTGATGGATGCTAACCTGTGCCAGGTCATTCAGATGGAGCTGGACCACGAGAGACTCTCATACCTGCTTTATCAGATGCTCTGCGGCATCAAACACCTACACGCTGCTGGCATCATACACagg GATCTGAAGCCCAGTAACATAGTAGTGAAATCCGACTGTACGCTGAAGATCCTGGACTTCGGTCTGGCTCGGACAGCCGCCACCGGCCTCCTCATGACTCCTTATGTGGTGACGCGCTACTACCGTGCCCCCGAGGTCATTCTGGGCATGGGTTACCAAGCCAATG ttgATGTCTGGTCTGTTGGCTGCATCATGGCTGAAATGGTCAGAGGTAGTGTGTTGTTTCCCGGCACAGACC ACATTGACCAGTGGAACAAGGTGATCGAGCAGCTGGGCACGCCGTCTCAGGAGTTCATGATGAAGCTCAACCAGTCTGTGAGGACTTACGTGGAGAACCGGCCTCGCTATGCTGGATACAGCTTTGAGAAGCTCTTCCCAGACGTGCTCTTCCCTGCAGACTCCGACCACAACAAACTCAAAG CGAGCCAGGCGCGAGACTTGTTATCCAAGATGCTGGTAATAGATGCGTCTAAACGAATCTCGGTGGACGAGGCCCTCCAGCACCCCTACATCAACGTGTGGTACGACCCGTCAGAAGTGGAAGCG CCGCCGCCGGCGATCACGGATAAACAGCTGGATGAGAGAGAACACACAGTGGAGGAGTGGAAAG AGCTGATATATAAGGAAGTGCTGGACTTGGAGGAACGAACGAAAAACGGAGTGATCCGAGGACAGCCGGCCTCACTAG GTGCAGCAGTGAGCAATGACTCCCACGAGCCCTCGACGTCCTCGTCCTCCACAAACGACGTCTCGTCCATGTCCACCGACACAGACAGCAGTCAGGAGGCGAGCGCAGGACCGCTGGGCTGCTGCAGATGA
- the mapk8b gene encoding mitogen-activated protein kinase 8 isoform X3: MNRNKREKEYYSIDVGDSTFTVLKRYQNLRPIGSGAQGIVCSAYDHVLERNVAIKKLSRPFQNQTHAKRAYRELVLMKCVNHKNIIGLLNVFTPQKTLEEFQDVYLVMELMDANLCQVIQMELDHERLSYLLYQMLCGIKHLHAAGIIHRDLKPSNIVVKSDCTLKILDFGLARTAATGLLMTPYVVTRYYRAPEVILGMGYQANVDVWSVGCIMAEMVRGSVLFPGTDHIDQWNKVIEQLGTPSQEFMMKLNQSVRTYVENRPRYAGYSFEKLFPDVLFPADSDHNKLKASQARDLLSKMLVIDASKRISVDEALQHPYINVWYDPSEVEAPPPAITDKQLDEREHTVEEWKELIYKEVLDLEERTKNGVIRGQPASLAQVQQ, encoded by the exons ATGAACAGGAATAAGCGCGAGAAGGAATATTACAGCATAGATGTAGGAGATTCAACGTTCACCGTTTTGAAGCGATATCAGAATTTAAGACCAATCGGATCTGGAGCACAAGGCATCGTCTG ctcAGCGTATGATCATGTCCTTGAGCGAAATGTTGCAATTAAGAAACTTAGCCGACCCTTTCAGAACCAAACCCACGCCAAACGGGCCTACAGAGAACTGGTCCTGATGAAATGTGTCAACCACAAAAAT ATAATTGGCTTATTAAATGTGTTCACGCCACAGAAGACACTTGAAGAATTCCAGGATGT GTATCTGGTGATGGAGCTGATGGATGCTAACCTGTGCCAGGTCATTCAGATGGAGCTGGACCACGAGAGACTCTCATACCTGCTTTATCAGATGCTCTGCGGCATCAAACACCTACACGCTGCTGGCATCATACACagg GATCTGAAGCCCAGTAACATAGTAGTGAAATCCGACTGTACGCTGAAGATCCTGGACTTCGGTCTGGCTCGGACAGCCGCCACCGGCCTCCTCATGACTCCTTATGTGGTGACGCGCTACTACCGTGCCCCCGAGGTCATTCTGGGCATGGGTTACCAAGCCAATG ttgATGTCTGGTCTGTTGGCTGCATCATGGCTGAAATGGTCAGAGGTAGTGTGTTGTTTCCCGGCACAGACC ACATTGACCAGTGGAACAAGGTGATCGAGCAGCTGGGCACGCCGTCTCAGGAGTTCATGATGAAGCTCAACCAGTCTGTGAGGACTTACGTGGAGAACCGGCCTCGCTATGCTGGATACAGCTTTGAGAAGCTCTTCCCAGACGTGCTCTTCCCTGCAGACTCCGACCACAACAAACTCAAAG CGAGCCAGGCGCGAGACTTGTTATCCAAGATGCTGGTAATAGATGCGTCTAAACGAATCTCGGTGGACGAGGCCCTCCAGCACCCCTACATCAACGTGTGGTACGACCCGTCAGAAGTGGAAGCG CCGCCGCCGGCGATCACGGATAAACAGCTGGATGAGAGAGAACACACAGTGGAGGAGTGGAAAG AGCTGATATATAAGGAAGTGCTGGACTTGGAGGAACGAACGAAAAACGGAGTGATCCGAGGACAGCCGGCCTCACTAG CACAGGTGCAGCAGTGA